From a single Populus trichocarpa isolate Nisqually-1 chromosome 17, P.trichocarpa_v4.1, whole genome shotgun sequence genomic region:
- the LOC18107230 gene encoding SWI/SNF complex component SNF12 homolog, translating to MSMNNNSTPKSLGQSSSPLGNSGMVNPSMGANPSFSQSQGQMGAAFQGGQFQLSQAQATVQAHLKAQQAHAQAQAVHAAQIQAAHVQLQAQGISLNQTQNVGIGNLGSSSPSFSTPGNASAKRLPQKPLGRPPGVPISSMVSPLKPMDLSSAARRKKQKLPEKQLQDRVAAILPESALYTQLLEFEARVDAALARKKVDIQEALKSPPCVQKTLRIYVFNTFANQTRTIPKKPNAEPPTWTLKVIGRILEDGLDPDQPGAVQKSNPLYPKFSSFFKRVTIQLDQRLYPDNHIIIWEHARSPAPHEGFEVKRKGDKEFTVNIRLEMNYVPEKFKLSPALMEVLGIEVETRPRIIAAIWHYVKARKLQNPDDPSFFICDAPLQKVFGESKMKFTMVSQRISPHLSPPQPIHLEHKIKLSGNSPAGTVCYDVLVDVPFPIQRELFALLANAEKNKEIDTCDEAICTAIRKIHEHRRRRAFFLGFSQSPVEFVNALIESQSKDLRLVAGEASRNAEKERRSDFFNQPWVEDAVIRYLNRKPAVGSDAPGST from the exons ATGTCTATGAACAACAACTCCACACCAAAGAGTTTGGGGCAATCTTCGTCACCACTTGGTAATTCGGGGATGGTCAATCCATCGATGGGAGCGAACCCATCCTTCTCACAATCACAAGGACAAATGGGTGCTGCCTTTCAGGGTGGTCAGTTCCAGCTGTCCCAAGCACAGGCTACTGTGCAAGCTCACTTGAAAGCACAGCAGGCTCACGCTCAAGCACAAGCAGTTCATGCTGCTCAAATTCAAGCAGCTCATGTGCAACTCCAAGCACAAGGGATCTCTCTTAACCAAACTCAGAATGTTGGCATAGGTAATTTGGGTTCGTCTTCACCGTCATTCTCAACTCCCGGGAATGCTAGTGCAAAACGGCTCCCTCAGAAACCTTTGGGTAGGCCTCCTGGTGTTCCCATTTCTAGCATGGTTTCACCATTGAAACCTATGGATCTCTCATCTGCTGCACGTAGAAAGAAGCAGAAGCTACCAGAGAAGCAGCTACAAGATAGAGTAGCTGCAATTCTGCCAGAGTCTGCTCTGTACACACAGCTTCTTGAGTTTGAAGCTCGTGTTGATGCTGCTTTAGCTAGAAAGAAGGTTGACATCCAGGAGGCCCTTAAAAGTCCTCCTTGTGTGCAGAAAACCCTTCGAATTTATGTCTTCAATACATTTGCCAATCAGACAAGAACAATCCCCAAGAAGCCAAATGCTGAGCCTCCTACTTGGACTCTTAAAGTTATCGGGAGAATCTTGGAAGATGGGTTAGACCCTGACCAGCCTGGAGCAGTCCAGAAATCAAACCCCTTGTACCCGAAGTTCTCATCTTTTTTCAAGAGAGTGACCATTCAGTTGGATCAGAGACTGTATCCTGATAATCATATCATCATATGGGAGCATGCTCGATCACCTGCACCTCACGAGGGTTTTGAAGTCAAGAGAAAAGGGGATAAAGAGTTCACTGTGAATATAAGATTGGAAATGAATTATGTGCCTGAGAAATTTAAGCTCTCTCCAGCTTTGATGGAAGTTCTTGGTATAGAGGTTGAAACCCGTCCTAGAATAATAGCTGCAATTTGGCATTATGTGAAGGCTAGGAAACTGCAGAACCCTGATGACCCTTCATTTTTCATTTGCGATGCACCTCTTCAGAAAGTATTTGGGGAATCAAAGATGAAATTCACGATGGTTTCACAGAGGATATCTCCGCATTTATCTCCTCCACAGCCGATACATTTGGAGCATAAAATTAAGCTTTCAGGGAATAGTCCAGCTGGAACTGTCTGCTATGATGTGCTGGTGGATGTGCCATTTCCAATACAGAGGGAATTGTTTGCTTTGTTGGCAAATGCCGAGAAGAATAAAGAGATTGATACCTGTGATGAGGCAATATGTACTGCTATAAGGAAAATTCATGAACATCGAAGGAGACGGGCATTCTTCCTTGGATTTAGTCAATCACCTGTGGAATTTGTCAATGCTCTGATTGAATCTCAAAGCAAGGATTTGAGGCTGGTAGCTGGAGAAGCTAGCAGAAATGCTGAGAAAGAGCGCCGCTCGGACTTCTTTAACCAACCATG GGTTGAAGATGCTGTTATTCGTTACTTGAATCGCAAGCCTGCTGTAGGAAGTGATGCTCCTGGGAGCACATGA